A single window of Vibrio campbellii CAIM 519 = NBRC 15631 = ATCC 25920 DNA harbors:
- a CDS encoding SPOR domain-containing protein, whose product MKKIAIIGLSVLLSACASESYITDVTSESYREDYQSQSISKPIMSSENAVVEKDVEPTVVKMTAKPEEKKVVKLTPKDQAKPVKIIPPSKKQAGIQRFGYTIQVVAVGSQAKVDQFARQLPQNSQPIWENYKVVNGTKWFSVLYGDYATSAEAKQAISTLPTHFQQLKPFVKSIDAIKNSAYPTLNKLN is encoded by the coding sequence ATGAAAAAAATCGCAATCATCGGCTTGTCAGTACTGCTTTCTGCTTGTGCATCGGAATCTTACATCACTGACGTAACGTCAGAAAGCTACCGAGAAGACTACCAATCTCAGTCTATTTCAAAGCCAATTATGTCGTCTGAGAACGCAGTGGTAGAGAAAGACGTAGAACCAACAGTCGTAAAAATGACTGCGAAGCCTGAAGAGAAAAAGGTCGTTAAGTTAACACCTAAAGATCAGGCGAAACCAGTTAAGATCATTCCGCCTAGCAAGAAGCAAGCGGGCATCCAACGCTTTGGTTACACCATCCAAGTTGTTGCCGTAGGCAGCCAAGCAAAAGTCGATCAGTTTGCGCGTCAGCTACCACAAAACAGCCAGCCAATTTGGGAAAACTACAAAGTTGTAAATGGAACTAAGTGGTTCTCAGTACTTTACGGTGACTACGCAACAAGTGCAGAAGCAAAGCAAGCAATCTCGACATTGCCAACGCATTTCCAACAGCTTAAGCCATTTGTGAAAAGCATTGATGCCATTAAGAACTCGGCTTATCCAACGCTTAACAAACTAAATTAA
- a CDS encoding bifunctional acetate--CoA ligase family protein/GNAT family N-acetyltransferase, whose translation MNKLQKLFKPNSVAVIGASQKALRAGQIVMRNLLQSGFGGAIMPVTPKYNSVSGVIAYPNIASLPYTPDIAILCTNVARNKKLLKELDERGTEFAIVISDDAENIDVADLNIRVIGPNSLGVILPWHNFNCSFSPVAALPGKIAFISQSAAVCTTVLDWANDKNIGFSSFISIGQGQDVDFAELLDYLSMDAKTEAILLYVDTIKDARRFMSAARAASRNRRILVLKAGKSTQARTLGDQDVDSLDVIYDSAIRRTGMLRVGNTHELFAAVETLTHSVPLRGERLAIITNGGGPAVMAVDTLLERGGKLASLDEVSADQLSKVLPANWRGVNPIDLAGDATKKRYVDTINTLMNNDCADAILIMHSPSAVSDSLETAHAVIEAIQAHPRHKHFNILTNWSGEQTSREARLALTQAGIPTYRTPESAVVAYMHLVEYRRNQKQLMETPTTAEPLHSGSVNSAREWAREQLLDKNTVTLDTHQSSPLFEQFGFHILPTWIASEVTEAVHMAENIGYPVAVKLRSPDIPHKSDVHGVALNLRNSQEVSSAAQAILDTAKLSYPAANLQGLLVQGMAKLGSAEELRVSIAVDKVFGPVILLGQGGSDWNITQDAVAALPPLNMNLARYLIVIALKSGKVRLQKHKDALDITELSKFLVRISQMAVELPEIERLDIHPVLVSGSDLTIIDADVTLKQYKGDAQERLAIRPFPAEFVETVTLRDGQPILLRPILPEDEPIHAEFINSVSKEDLYNRFFSDVGEFNHEALANLTQIDYDREMAFVAVAFDENGPSIIGVARALITPDNSDAEFAILVRSDLKGKGLGKVLMQKIITYCQAKGTKQMSGMTMPTNRGMLSLAQSLGFELDVQFADGTADMILPLN comes from the coding sequence ATGAATAAGCTACAAAAACTCTTCAAACCGAATTCTGTTGCTGTGATTGGTGCATCTCAAAAAGCGCTGCGCGCAGGCCAAATTGTAATGCGCAATTTGCTTCAAAGTGGTTTTGGCGGGGCCATCATGCCGGTGACACCAAAATACAATTCGGTGTCTGGTGTTATTGCTTATCCAAACATTGCTTCCCTGCCCTATACCCCTGATATCGCCATCCTCTGTACTAATGTGGCACGCAATAAGAAGTTACTGAAAGAACTGGATGAGCGAGGGACAGAATTCGCGATTGTTATTTCTGACGATGCCGAAAATATCGATGTTGCTGACTTAAACATCCGAGTTATTGGGCCAAATAGTCTTGGCGTTATTCTCCCTTGGCATAACTTCAATTGCTCGTTTTCTCCTGTTGCTGCGTTACCCGGCAAGATTGCTTTTATCTCTCAATCCGCAGCCGTTTGCACAACGGTATTAGATTGGGCGAATGACAAGAATATCGGTTTCTCCTCTTTTATTTCTATTGGCCAAGGACAAGATGTTGATTTTGCAGAATTGCTCGATTACTTAAGTATGGATGCAAAAACAGAGGCCATTCTTCTTTACGTGGATACGATTAAAGATGCGCGCCGCTTCATGTCTGCTGCTCGTGCAGCCTCTCGTAACCGACGCATTTTGGTTTTGAAAGCCGGTAAATCGACTCAGGCTAGAACTCTGGGTGATCAAGACGTTGATTCGTTGGATGTGATTTATGACTCGGCGATTCGTAGAACCGGTATGCTACGCGTAGGTAACACTCACGAATTGTTTGCCGCTGTAGAAACTCTGACCCACTCTGTTCCACTTCGTGGTGAACGTCTTGCGATCATTACTAACGGTGGCGGACCTGCTGTTATGGCAGTAGATACGTTGCTAGAACGCGGCGGTAAGCTTGCTTCACTTGATGAGGTATCTGCCGATCAGTTAAGCAAGGTATTACCAGCCAATTGGCGTGGTGTGAACCCTATCGACCTTGCCGGCGATGCGACGAAAAAGCGCTATGTCGATACGATAAACACGCTCATGAATAACGACTGTGCCGATGCGATTTTGATCATGCACAGCCCTTCTGCTGTGTCTGACTCTTTGGAAACCGCCCACGCGGTAATTGAAGCTATTCAAGCCCATCCGAGACACAAACACTTTAATATTCTGACTAATTGGTCTGGCGAACAAACCTCTCGGGAAGCTCGTCTTGCTTTAACTCAAGCTGGCATACCTACTTACCGAACGCCAGAAAGTGCCGTTGTCGCTTACATGCACTTAGTCGAATACAGGCGTAACCAAAAACAACTGATGGAAACACCAACGACGGCGGAACCATTACACTCTGGTAGTGTAAATTCTGCGCGCGAGTGGGCCCGCGAACAATTACTGGATAAAAACACAGTAACACTAGACACCCACCAATCCAGTCCACTATTTGAGCAGTTTGGTTTTCATATTCTCCCTACTTGGATCGCTTCGGAAGTCACAGAAGCCGTACATATGGCAGAGAACATCGGCTATCCGGTGGCAGTAAAACTTCGCTCTCCTGACATTCCTCATAAATCGGATGTACACGGTGTCGCACTTAACCTACGTAACAGCCAAGAAGTCTCGAGTGCCGCACAAGCGATTTTAGACACCGCGAAGCTCAGTTACCCTGCCGCGAATCTTCAAGGCCTTTTGGTACAAGGGATGGCGAAGCTTGGTAGCGCCGAAGAGTTGCGCGTCAGTATCGCGGTGGACAAGGTGTTCGGGCCGGTGATCTTACTTGGGCAAGGTGGTTCAGATTGGAATATCACGCAAGATGCGGTTGCAGCCCTGCCTCCGCTCAATATGAACCTGGCGCGCTACTTAATTGTTATTGCACTGAAATCAGGTAAGGTTCGATTACAGAAACATAAAGATGCGCTAGACATCACCGAACTGTCTAAGTTCTTAGTTCGTATCTCTCAAATGGCGGTTGAGTTGCCAGAAATAGAGAGACTGGATATACATCCAGTGCTTGTATCTGGTAGTGACTTAACCATTATTGATGCCGACGTAACATTGAAGCAATACAAAGGTGATGCGCAAGAACGGTTAGCGATTCGTCCTTTCCCTGCCGAATTTGTTGAAACCGTCACATTGAGAGATGGCCAACCTATTCTGCTTCGTCCTATTTTGCCGGAAGATGAACCTATCCACGCAGAGTTCATCAATAGTGTCTCTAAAGAAGATCTGTACAACCGATTCTTTTCTGACGTTGGCGAGTTCAACCATGAAGCGCTCGCGAATCTCACTCAAATCGATTACGACCGAGAAATGGCGTTTGTTGCAGTGGCGTTTGATGAGAACGGTCCTTCCATCATCGGTGTAGCGCGCGCGCTGATTACTCCGGACAACAGCGATGCAGAGTTTGCCATTTTGGTGCGTTCAGATTTAAAAGGAAAAGGTTTAGGCAAAGTGTTGATGCAAAAGATCATTACTTACTGCCAAGCGAAAGGCACAAAGCAGATGTCTGGTATGACAATGCCAACCAACCGAGGTATGTTGTCACTCGCGCAAAGTTTGGGTTTTGAATTGGATGTACAGTTCGCTGATGGTACTGCCGATATGATTCTTCCTCTCAACTAA
- a CDS encoding LysR family transcriptional regulator: MQSPITLEALHILDAIDRRGSFAAAANELDRAPSSLSYQIQKLEQDLDINIFDRSGHKAHFTEAGKLILERGRAILQASEKLVNDATLLANGWELDITVAFDGIIPISNFFSMVDALANVSSTRVRLQEEILAGGWESLNTGRADLLVCPPLDTLPQDVKAENIGKMSMVWVAASDHYVHKRSGDFDDAARAKYRVIAIADTAREQPAMSINVMQKQPRLTVTNFPAKVEALTSGLGIGTLPSQIAQPLIESGALKRIEGTEDQPVDIILAWRRNAMGEAKSWCVQYLKKNWKLK; encoded by the coding sequence GTGCAAAGTCCTATTACATTAGAAGCTCTGCATATATTGGATGCAATAGATAGAAGGGGCAGTTTTGCTGCTGCCGCGAACGAGTTAGATCGCGCGCCTTCGTCACTCAGTTATCAAATACAAAAGCTTGAACAAGACCTTGATATCAACATTTTTGACCGTTCAGGCCACAAAGCACATTTCACTGAGGCGGGAAAATTGATACTTGAACGTGGCAGGGCGATTCTACAAGCAAGCGAAAAGCTCGTTAATGACGCCACCTTGCTCGCTAATGGGTGGGAGCTCGATATTACGGTCGCGTTTGATGGCATTATTCCGATTTCAAACTTTTTCTCAATGGTCGACGCGCTAGCCAACGTAAGTAGTACGCGGGTAAGACTACAAGAAGAGATTCTCGCGGGGGGATGGGAGTCACTCAATACAGGCCGTGCAGATCTGCTCGTTTGTCCTCCGCTAGACACTTTACCTCAGGACGTAAAAGCAGAAAATATCGGTAAAATGAGCATGGTATGGGTGGCTGCATCCGATCACTATGTACATAAACGGAGTGGTGACTTCGATGATGCTGCGAGGGCGAAATACCGAGTGATTGCGATCGCGGATACGGCAAGAGAACAGCCGGCAATGTCGATTAATGTTATGCAGAAACAGCCAAGGCTCACCGTCACGAACTTTCCCGCGAAAGTGGAAGCACTGACTTCCGGATTGGGGATAGGCACTCTCCCAAGCCAAATTGCTCAGCCTTTGATTGAAAGTGGCGCCTTAAAGCGAATCGAAGGTACGGAAGATCAGCCGGTCGACATTATTCTTGCGTGGCGCAGAAACGCGATGGGTGAAGCGAAATCATGGTGCGTTCAATACTTAAAGAAGAATTGGAAATTAAAGTGA